The following proteins are encoded in a genomic region of Oncorhynchus keta strain PuntledgeMale-10-30-2019 chromosome 8, Oket_V2, whole genome shotgun sequence:
- the LOC118387092 gene encoding alpha-1-antitrypsin homolog, which yields MRCISYCTIVAVLLCVALAAPRAGDHAGHTEDHHHHLHHIAGEAHPQHSHGDEESCHKLSPHNADFAFTLYRSLSKANTENMNIFFSPLGIATSLAMLSLGAKGDTHSQLYSALGYGAFTPEQVNNAYEHLYHMLGHTGEAMQLDMGNALALRDGFKPLAKFLEDAKHFYASEGFTVDFKNPAEAAAEINKFIAKKTQDKITDMVKDLDPDTAMMLINYVFFRGKWDKPFDATLTDKADFKVDENTKVQVDMMKRTGRYELYQDQDNFTTVVILPYKGNSSMMVVLPNDGKMEHVEAFINKDYLKHVHEHLFRTNVDIFMPKFSTSTSYSLGDHLKDMGVVSAFGDSADFSAISEDTKLKVSKVTHKAVLSVDEKGTEAAAVTTIEIMPMSLPDTIMLNRPFLLFILEDSTKSIVFMGKVTNPSLK from the exons ATGCGGTGTATATCTTATTGTACGATAGTGGCTGTGCTGCTCTGCGTGGCCTTGGCGGCGCCCCGTGCCGGGGACCACGCCGGTCACACAgaagaccaccaccaccacctccaccacatcGCTGGCGAGGCCCACCCTCAGCACAGCCACGGGGACGAAGAGTCCTGCCACAAGCTGTCGCCCCACAACGCAGACTTCGCCTTCACCCTGTACAGGAGCCTGAGCAAAGCCAACACCGAGAACATGAAcattttcttctctcctctgggCATTGCCACTAGTCTGGCTATGCTGTCCCTTGGGGCTAAGGGAGACACCCACAGCCAGCTGTACTCCGCTCTGGGCTATGGCGCTTTCACACCGGAGCAGGTGAACAATGCTTACGAGCACCTGTACCACATGTTGGGCCACACTGGGGAGGCCATGCAGCTGGACATGGGCAATGCCTTGGCTCTGAGGGACGGCTTCAAGCCCCTAGCCAAGTTCCTCGAGGACGCCAAGCACTTCTACGCCAGCGAAGGCTTCACGGTCGACTTCAAGAACCCAGCTGAGGCTGCCGCCGAGATCAACAAGTTCATCGCCAAGAAGACCCAGGACAAGATCACGGACATGGTGAAGGATCTGGACCCTGATACAGCCATGATGCTCATCAACTACGTCTTCTTCAGAG GGAAGTGGGATAAGCCCTTCGATGCCACGCTGACCGACAAGGCTGACTTCAAAGTGGACGAGAACACCAAGGTGCAGGTGGACATGATGAAGAGGACGGGTCGTTATGAGTTGTATCAGGACCAGGATAACTTCACCACCGTGGTCATACTGCCTTACAAAGGCAACTCCTCAATGATGGTGGTCCTGCCCAACGATGGAAAGATGGAGCATGTGGAGGCCTTCATCAACAAGGACTACCTGAAGCACGTGCACGAGCACCTGTTCAGGAC CAATGTGGATATCTTCATGCCCAAGTTCTCCACCTCTACCTCGTACTCCCTGGGAGATCATCTGAAAGACATGGGCGTGGTCAGTGCCTTTGGTGACTCAGCTGACTTCTCTGCCATCTCTGAGGATACCAAACTGAAGGTGTCCAAG GTTACCCACAAGGCTGTGCTGAGCGTAGATGAGAAGGGGACTGAGGCGGCCGCTGTAACTACGATAGAGATCATGCCTATGTCTCTCCCAGACACCATCATGCTCAACAGGCCCTTCCTGCTCTTCATCCTGGAGGACTCTACCAAGAGCATTGTCTTCATGGGCAAAGTCACCAATCCCAGCCTCAAATga